The following DNA comes from Microbacterium wangchenii.
TCGGCATCAAGACCGGCACGCTGGATTCCTACAACCTCCTCTCGGCCAAGGACGTCGTCCTGGGCGAGACGACAGTGCGCCTGTACGCCGCCGTGCTGGGGCAGCCCGACACCACGGCGCGCGACGACGCGACGCGTGCGCTGTTCACGCAGGTGGAGGACGAGCTGCGACTGCGTCCGTCGGTGACGGCCGGCACGGTCGCCGGCCGGGTGATGACCCGCTGGGGCGAATCCTCGGATGTGGTCACCGCATCGGATGCCTCGGTGATCCTGTGGAACGGCATCGCCGCCACGGCCGCGTCCGAGTTCGACCTCGGCGACCGGGAGAGCGAGGGCGACGCCGTGGGCACGCTGTCGGTGGCGGGGCCGCTGGACAGCACGACGGTCGAGCTGCAGCTGGCCTCGGATCTGGAGGGACCGACCGCCTGGTGGCGGCTGACCCATCCGCTGGACCTGCTGGGCCTGAACGGCTGACGCGGCCTCAGAAGGGCCAGATGAGGGGCACGTAGAGCACCGCGAAGGCCACGAACACCACAGCCAGGGGCAGCCCGAGCCGCCAGTAGTCGCCGAATCGGTAGCCGCCCGGCTCCAGCACCATGAGGTTCGCGGGCGTGGCGACGGGGGTCAGGAACGCGGCGGCCCCGGCCACCGCCAGGCCCACGATGAACGGCAGGGCGCTGACCTCCAGCGTCGCGGCGATGGAGACGGCCACCGGCGCGACCACCAGCACGGTCGCCACGTTGGAGATGAACTGTCCCAGGACGACCGTGACCAGGCACACCACCAGCAGCGCCAGGTGGGGCGAGGCGGTCCCCACCAGCCCCAGCACGAGGTCGGCGAGCGCGTCGGCGGCGCCGCTGTCCAGGACGGCGTTGGACAACGGGATCATGCCCGCGATGAGGATGATCGTCGTCCACGAGATGCTGTGGTAGGCCTCATCGGCGGGCAGCACGCGCGTGAGCAAGATGGCCGCGGCGGCGAGCAGGCCGGCCACCGCCGGCGGAACGAGCCCCGTGGCCAGCAGCACGACCATGACACCCGCGATGATCAGCGTGCGCCGTGCGCCGCGTCCGAGGCCGCCGGCGGCGCGGGGCACGCGGGTGGCACCCGTGCGCACGGTCTCCGGGACCAGCGCGAGGTTCTCCTCCTCACGCTCGGTGAGCGGGACGTGCGGTCCCGGGCCGTGGGCGGGGAGGGCGCGGGGAGCCCACACGAGCATGACCAGTGCGCTGACGATCAGGAGCGGCCCGCCCACGAGGGCGAACTCGACGAAGCCGATCGGACGCCCGACCGCCTCCTCGGCGAGTTCGGAGGCCACGACGTTCACGGGTGTGCCGGTGAGGGTGAGCAGCGATCCGGCCGATCCTGCGAAGGCCAGCGGGATCATCAGCTGCGACACCGGGATGCCCGACCGCCGCGCGACGACGGCGGCCACCGGCACGAGCGCGGCCACCGCCCCGTTGATGCTGATCAGCGAGGTCAGCAGGGCGGCGACCCCGATGATCCAGATCGTCACCGGCCCCCGCCGGCTGCCGGCCCGCGCCACGATGAAGCCCCCCGCCCAGCGCGTCACGCCCGTGGCATCCAGTGCCCCCGCCACCACGAACAGGCTCGCGATGAACAGCACCGTGGGGTCCCCGAAGCCTGCGAGCACCTCCGGGAGGGTGAGCACCCCGGTGGCCCACAGTGCCAGCGCGACGCCGATGGCGATGACCTCCAGCGGGATGCGTCCCGACAAAAAGGCCAGGATCGCCGCGGCGAGGATCAGGAGCGTCGCGAGAAGGGGATCCACGCCCCCACGCTAACCCGCACGGGCGGAATTCAGACGTGCCGTACGCGCTGCTGCAGCCGGGTGCGGATGTCGAACAGCTCCGTCCCGCCGATCTCGCGGGCGCCGGCGACCCCCTGCCGCAGCACCGTGGACAGCGCACTGCGGGCGGCGACGGCCACCGGGGTGCCGCGGACCTTCCCGAGCTGGGTGATCGCGTCGAGGGTGTCGCCGTCGGGCAGGACGACGATGGCGCCGCTGAAGCGCACGCCGGCCGACCGTGCGATAACGCGCAGCCTGCTGACCAGGTCGGTGACCGGGGCTCCGACGACGTGGGGCCCGACGATCTCGCCGCGGCGGAAGCCCACGGGGCCTCCGAAGTCCTCCGAGAGCACGGCGTACAGGCCGCTGGGCCCGAGCACGACGTGGTCGATCTTGTCGTCGGGAACGCCGTCGCGGGATGCGGCGACGTCATGCCACACGGTGTACCCCATCCCCAGGTCGGCCACGACGCGGGCCGTGGCCTCTTCGGCGAGCGCATCGGCGAGGAGGCGCCGCAGGTCGTGCGGGGCGGAGCGGACGAGCTGCGGATCGTACGGGTCAGCGAGGTCCACGCCGCGTCCGACCCACTCGCGGATCAGCGTCAGGTACCGCTCGCGGCGCCAGCCGCCGGGCTGGCCGTAGGAGCGGGCCCGCGGGCGGGTGTCGGGCCGCGGGGACGCGGGCGCCTGCGGCCCGGCCCACTCCGCGCTCGAGGATCCCCGGCCGCGGTCGTACGCCGCGCGGGCCTCGGGGGTGCCGATCAGCTCCCACGCCCGCTGCACCTGGATGAACACGGCCGCGTCGCCCCCCGCGTCGGGGTGGCTCTGCCGGAGGCGGAGACGGTACGCGCGGCGGAGCGCCTCGTCGTCGGCCTCGGCTCCCACGCCGAGCACCTCGTACGCCGACGCGGATACGGGACTGTCGAACACGTCTGTCAGGCTAATCCGCAGCGGATGTGGGTCGGCTGTCCGTTCGCTCTGGGCGCGCCCACTGCGTGCGCCGGCTCACGACTCCCACAGGGGCAGGGCGGGCGCGTGGGCGAACGCCTCCGCCACCGAATCCGGCGACGCCTCGCTCTGCCAGCGGGGTGAGCGGTCCTTGTCGACCACCTGCGCGCGGATGCCCTCGACCAGATCGGGCTGCGTCGTGACGAACCACATCACCAGGGCGTACTCCTGCGCCAGCGCCGCCCGGAGATCGGGCAGCTCCCGCGCGCGGCGGACGGCCTGCAGGGTCACGGCGAGCGAGGTGGGCGACAGCGCGGCGAGCGTATCGGCCGCCGCGGCGGCCTCGGGCTCAGACCTGGCCCGGAGGCGGCCGACGATCTCGGCCACCGTGCTGCCGGCGAACGCGTCGTCGATCCACTCGCGCGCCTGGGCGAGACCGGACGGGCGCGGTGTGTCATCGAAGAGCAGGACGAGCTCGGCGGGGTCGGTGCCGTCCGCGTCCGCCCCGAGCGCGTCGCGCAGCGCCCCCAGGCGCGTGGTGGGCACGAGGTGGTCGGCGAAGCCGGCGTAGATCGCGTCGGCCGCATCCATCGACGCCCCGGTGAGGGCGAGGTACTCCCCGAGACGGCCGGGGGCGCGGGCGAGGAGCCAGGATCCGCCGACGTCGGGGGTGAACCCGATGCGGGTCTCCGGCATCGCCAATCGGGAGCGCTCGGTGACCACGCGCAGCGCCGCGTGACCGGTGAGGCCGATGCCCCCGCCCATCGTGATGCCGTCGGCGATGCTGACCACGGGAACGACCGAGGTGGCGATCGCGGAGTTCAGGCGGTACTCGTCCCGGAAGAACCGGGACGTGTCGGCCGTGTTCCCGGCGACGATCTGCTCATACAGCTGCCGGATATCCCCGCCCGCGCAGAAACCGCGATCGCCGGCCCCGTCCAGCAGGACCGCGTCGACGTCGGGGGTGTCCTGCCATCCGGCCAGCGCGGTGGCGAGGTGCTGGATCATGGCGTGGCTGAGCGCGTTGAGCGCTTTCGGGCGGTTCAGCGTCAGCCGTCCGAGACGGCCGCCGACTCGTACGAGGACGTCAGCGTCCCCCTCATCCGTCATGTTCCCCACGCCGCCACGTTACCGGCCGACACGTCCGGGCGGCGTGAGCTCCCGCGGAATCCCGCGATATCCGGGAAGATAGGGGGAATCGCACAACGACGAGAGGTTCGGCATGCCCGAAGGACAGGTGCTGGAGTTCTCCGGCGTCACCAAGCGCTTCGGCCCCGTCACCGCCGTCACGGATCTGTCCGCACGCGTCGAGCCGGGGCTCGTCACCGGCTTCCTCGGCCCCAACGGCGCCGGGAAGACCACGACCCTGCGCATCCTGCTGGGCCTCGTGCGTGCGAGCGAGGGCACCGCGACGATCGGCGGCGTGCCCTACGCCAAGCTCGCCACCCCCCTGCAGTCCGTCGGCGCGGTGCTGGAGGCCTCGAGCTTCCATCCCGGTCGCACGGCCGCCAATCACCTCCTCGTGTACGCCCGGGCGGCGGGCATCCCCCGCGCCCGCGTCGACGAGGTGCTGGGCCTCGTGGGCCTCTCGGATGCCGCGGGCCGCAAGGTCGGCGGATTCTCCCTCGGCATGCGCCAGCGGCTGGGGCTCGCGTACGCGCTCCTCGGCGACCCGGGCGTGCTCGTCCTGGACGAGCCGTCCAACGGCCTGGACCCCGAGGGCATCCGGTGGATGCGCGGACTGCTGCGCGCCCTCGCCGCGGAGGGACGCACGGTCCTGGTCTCCTCCCACATGCTCGGCGAGGTGCAGCAGACCGTGGACGCGCTGCTGATCATCGCGAAGGGACGCCTGGTCTTCCAGGGCGGCATCGAAGACCTCGCCGAGGCATCCGATCAGGCCACCGTGGTCGACGCCGCCGACCGGGCCGCCCTGGAGGCGGCGCTGACGGCAGCCGGGCACTCGTTCGAGGTGCTGCGCAACGGCCTGACCGTGCGCACGGCCGAACCCGTCGAGGTGGGCGCGGTGGCGCAGGCGGCCGGGATCGCACTGTCGAGCCTGCAGCGCCGCGGCGCGACCCTCGAGGACGTGTTCCTCGAACTCGTCAGCGGCGAGCGCGTGCACGTGAGCGCCGGTGGAGCGGTGCCGCCGCCTGTGGCAGCCGAGGCCGCCGAGTTGAGGCCCGAGGCGCAGGCCGAGATCGAGCCGGAGCCACAGCCCGAGGCCGAACCGGCGCCGGAAGCAGAACCGGACGCGGAGCCGCCCCACGGCGGCGGCGACGAACCTCCCGCGGCCGCCGCATCCTTCGCCGTGGCAGCCACGGGCGTCATCGACATCGTGCTCCCCGCCCGCGACGACGACCACGTCGCCGATCGTGAGCGCTACCACTCCGAGGGGGGACAGCGATGAGCCTCGTCACGGCGAGCCGATCCGAGCTCACGAAGCAGTTCACGACCGCGATCTGGTGGATCCTCGGGCTCGTCCTGGTGATCTACGTCGGCCTGACCGCCGCGGGATTCGCCCTGTTGCTCACCTCCCTCGCCACCGGCGCGCTGGGCGGCACGGAGACGCCGCTGGTCCCCTCGGACTCCCTGCCCTCGGTGATCTACAGCACCGCCACCTCGTTCGGGTACGTCTTCCCACTGCTGGTGGGCACGCTCATGGTGACCACCGAGTTCCGGCACAAGACCCTCACCCCCACGTTCCTCGCCGTCCCCCGTCGCGGTGTCGCGCTCGCCGCGAAGGTCGTCATCGGCGTGGTGATGGGGCTCGTGTTCGGCGTGCTCGGGCTCGTCGCCACCGTCGGCCCGGGCGCCGTGATCCTCGCCGCGTCCGGCCTGGAGACCGGCCTGGCGTCGTCGGACACGTGGGCGCTGGCCGGGCGGATGCTCCTGGCCTTCGTGCTGTGGACCCTCGTCGGCATCGGCGTGGGGTCGGTCGTGCGCAACCAGGTCGTGGCCATCGTGATCGTGCTGGCCTTCACGCAGTTCATCGAACCGCTCGTGCGCCTGGCCGGCGGATTCGTCGAAGGCCTCCAGCCGGTGATCAACGCGCTCCCGGGGGCCGCCGGCGACGCCCTCGTGGGAGCCAGTGCGTTCTCGCTCGGCATGCCCACGGCGACTGATCCGCTGTCGTGGTGGGGCGGCGGCCTGGTGCTGCTCGCCTACGCGCTGGTGTTCGTCGTCCTGGGACAGTTCACCAGCTGGCGGCGCGACGTCAACTGACGCCGGGGGCCACGATCGGGCGGCGCGGACGCACCTTCGGCTTGCCCTTCACGCGCTGGGCCAGCACGGCGACGTCTTCGGGCTCGTCGGCGACCTCCAGCCGCAGCGCACGCATCAGCGCCACACCGTGCCGGGTCGTCAGGATGAGCCGTTCGAACTCCTCGTGGCCGGACAGGTCGATCACCACGCCGGGGCGGCGACGGCGGATGAGGGCGAAATCCACCCCGAAGGCCGACTTCCACGACCCCATCGCGACCGCCGACGGCAGGTAGGTGCCGGGGCTGGGCACGCCGCGCAGCCACGTCCACGCATCGTCGGTCAGCTGCGCCTTCACCATCTGCTCACGCGGCACGACGATGTTGCGCCGGCGGAACGACAGCGCACGCTCGACGGTCGAGAGCACGACCTCGAGCTGCGTCGAGTCCAGCAGCAGCGTCACCATGCAGACAGTCTGCCAGCGGCGCCGGACCACCATGTGCGCGGATGCTCACAGGTCGGCAACGATCCGACGCGGACGCGAGCGTCAACCCCCCGCTTCCACGGAGCCCGCCCCGACCGATCGGGATAGCCTGAAGGCATGACCACCGGCAGCGTCGAGCCGCAGGTGACACCCCGGGGCCTGCCTCAGACCGCCGTCCGCGATGTGCTCGCGCGGGCGGCGGCGGGAGCACCGCTGGATGCGGACGACACCGAGGTGCTGCTGGCGGCGACCGATCACGACCTCGAGGCGCTGCTGGATGCTGCGGCCGCCGTGCGCGACGCGGGGCTGGTCCACGCCGGCCGGCCCGCGGTGCTCACGTACTCGCGCAAGGTGTTCGTCCCGTTGACGACCCTCTGCCGCGACCGCTGCCACTACTGCGTCTTCGTCGACACCCCCGGTCAACTGCTCAAGAAGAACAAGCCGGCGTACATGTCGCCCGAGCAGGTGCTCGCCGTCGTCCGCCAGGGGCAGGCGCTCGGGTGCAAGGAGGCGCTGCTGACCCTCGGCGACCGGCCGGAGGACCGCTGGCCCGAGGCCCGCGCATGGCTCGACGAGCACGGCTATGCCTCGACGCTCGAGTACGTCGGGGCCATCGCGCGACTCATCACCGCCGAGACCGGGATGCTCGCGCATCTGAACCCCGGCGTCATGAGCGCCGAGGAACTGCGGGTGCTGCGCCCCACCGCACCCTCGATGGGCATGATGCTCGAGACGACGTCGACGCGGCTGTTCCTCGAGCCCGGCCAAGTGCACTTCGGCTCGCCCGACAAGGACCCCGCGCTCCGTCTCGCGGTGATCGAGAACGCCGGGCGGCTGCGGATCCCGTTCACCACCGGCATCCTCGTCGGCATCGGGGAGACGCTGCGCGACCGTGCCGAGTCGCTCATCGCCCTCCGAGACCTCCACGAGCGGTACGGCCACGTGCAGGAGGTGATCGTCCAGAACTTCCGGGCGAAGCCGCACACCGCGATGCAGGGGGTGGCCGACGCCGACCTGCGCGAATACGTCGCCGCCGTGGCCGCGGCCCGGCTCGTGTTCGGGCCGCGCATGCGCATCCAGGTTCCGCCGAACCTCTCCGATCCGGCGGAGTTCGATCTCCTCATCCGCGCCGGCGCCGACGACTGGGGCGGGGTGTCGCCGCTGACCGCCGATCACGTGAACCCCGAGCGCCCGTGGCCGCAGATCGACGAGCTCGCCCGGCTCACCGCCCACGCCGGCTACGCGCTGCGCGAGCGGCTGACGGCGCATCCGGAGTTCGTGCGAGACGCCGCGGAGTGGATCGACCCTGCGCTGCACCCGGCCGTGTCGGCCCTGGCCGACGCCGACGGTCTTGCGGTCGATGTGCGCCCGTCGCCGCTTCCCCCCGTTCAAAACTCAGGAGACACGCCGAGCGGAGGCGCCGCAACGGCCCCGGATGCCCCGGATCTCCTGAATTCTGCGCAGCTGAGCGAAGTGCGGCGGCTGGTCGAGCGCGCGGCCGGCGACCCGCTCGCCCTCGACGACGCCGAGTGGGAGACGCTGCTGCGCGCCACCGGCTCCGACCTCGGCGCCCTCACCGCCACCGCCGACGACGTACGCCGGTACACCGTCGGGGAGACCGTGAGCCTCGTCATCAACCGCAACCTCACCTCCACGGGCTACCGCGCGGCGGGGCGGGACGGGGCGGGCACCTTCGGGCTCGCCGATGCCGCGGCCATCGCCGCCGACGCCGCGAGCCTCGGCGCGACCGAACTGTGCATCCAGGGCCGGTTGCCCGACGAGGAAGATCCGCAGGCCTACCTGGAGATCGTGCGTGCCGCCAAGGGCGCCGCCGGCGACCTGCACGTGCACGCCTACCGTCCGCAGGACGTGTGGGACCTCGCCGAGCGCGCGGGTCTGGGGCTCGAAGGCGCGCTCGGCGCCCTGCGAGCCGCCGGCGTCGACACCGTGCCGGGCACCGGCGTGAAGGTGCTCAGCGAACGCGTGCGCGCCCTCGTCGCGCCGGGCGACCTCGAGATCGATCGCTGGACCGAGGGCATCACCGCGGCCCATCGCGCCGGTTTCCGCTCGACGTCGGTGCTGTTCTACGGGCACGTCGAGACGGCGCGCGAGCGCATCGCGCACCTCCGCGCCCTCCGCGGCATCCAGGACTCCACGGGCGGCTTCACCGAGTTCGTCCCCATCCCGCTGCCGGGATACGGCACGCCCCTGGTTCCCGGTCGCCCTCGCTCCGACGAGCACCGGGCGATGGTCGCGGTGTCACGGCTTCTGCTCTCCGGCAGCATCCCGCACATCCAGATCCCCTGGACGCGCGTCGGCCGCGGCGTCGCGTCCGAGCTGCTGCGCGCCGGCGGCGACGACCTCGGCGGCACGCTCCTGGACGGCCGCGTCCTGCCCGACACGGGCATCGAGCAGGGGCTCGAGTTGCCGGTCGCGGATGCGGAGCGCATCGCCGCGCGCCTCTTCCGCCCGTTCCGCCAGCGCACCACCGACTACCGCACGCTCCGGCAGGCTCCGCGATGACCCGCACATCGGTGGCGATCATCGGCGCGGGATTCGCCGGGCTCGGGATGGCGATGGCGCTGCGCCGCGCAGGGCGGGACGACTTCGTCGTGCTCGAGCGCGGAGCATCCGTCGGCGGCACGTGGCGCGACAACACCTACCCCGGCGTCGCGTGCGACGTGCCCTCGCACCTGTACGGCTTCGCCGCCCACCCCAACCCGCACTGGTCGGCGACATTCGCGCCGGGCGCGGAGATCCACCGCTACCTCTCCCGCGTCGCCGAGACCGAGGGGCTCGGCGACCGCGTGCGGCTGCGCACCCCGATGCTCGGCGCCGAGTGGGACGCCGATGCGGCGGTGTGGCGCATCCGCACGGGCGGCGAGCCGGTCGTCGCCGACACCCTCGTACTCGCGTGCGGACGCCTCACCGAACCCGACGTCCCCGCGATCGCGGGGCTGGAGACCTTCCCTGGCCCGATCTTCCACTCCGCACGATGGGACCACGACGTGCAGGTCGCCGGCCGCAGGGTCGCGGTGGTGGGCACCGGCGCCAGCGCCGTGCAGCTCGTTCCCCAGCTGGCGCGGGTCGCCGGTCCGGTGACGCTGTTCCAGCGGACCCCGGCGTGGATCGTCCCGCGCGGCGAATCCACGTACACGGCGGACGAGCAGCGCCGCTTCGCCGAGCACCCCGGCGAGCTGGCCCGCCTCCGCGCCGAGCTGTACGCAGAGGGCGAGGCGCGCTTCGCCTCGCGCTCGGGCGACGCCGGTGCCGCCGCCGCGGCGCGGGAGATCGCGCTGGCGCACCTCGAGTCCCAGGTCGCCGACCCGGCGCTGCGGGCAGCGCTCACGCCCGACTACGCGTTCGGGTGCAAGCGCGTGCTGCTCTCGGACGACTTCTACCCCGCCGTTGCCTCGGATGCGGTCACCCTGGAGCCGTCCGCGCTGGCGGCGGTGGAGGGTTCGACGCTCGTCTCCACGAACGGGACGCGCGTGGAGGCGGACGTGCTGATCCTCGCCACCGGATTCGCCGCGTCGCAGCAGCCGTACGCCGATCTCGTCCGCGGGGAAGGCGACCGGACGCTCGCCGAGCACTGGTCGAGCGGTATGACGTCGTTCGCCTCGACGGTGGTGTCGGGGTTCCCGAACATGTTCGTGCTGAACGGCCCCAACGCGAGCCTCGGCCACAACTCCTCGGTGCTCATGGTCGAGGAGCAGGCGGCGTACGCCGTGCGCGCCCTCGCCCTGCGCGATCGCCGCCCCGGCTCCGTCCTCCGCACCCGGCGCGAGGCCGAGGAGGCCTACACCCGCGAGATCGTCGAGGCCGCCGCATCCACGCCGTGGGTCACCGGCGGATGCCGCAACTGGTACGTCGACGCCCGCTCGGGGCGTCTCACCCTGCTGTGGCCGGGAACCGTGCAGGCCTTCCGCGAGCGCCTCGCCGCCGCAGACGGGTCGGAGTTCCAGATGGAGCACGCCCCCGTCCGCGGGGCGAGGGGAGAGGAATCATGACGGTACCGCTGCGATTCGGCTACAAGGCCTCGAGCGAGCAGTTCGGCCCGACCGAACTGCTGGAGTTCGGGGTGCTGGCGGAGGAGATGGGGTTCGACTCGGTCTTCCTCTCCGACCACTTCCAGCCGTGGATGCACGACGGCGGGCACGCTCCGGCGGCGCTGCCGTGGCTCGGGGCGCTCGGTTCCCGCACGTCGCGGATCGTCATGGGCACCTCGGTGCTCACGCCGACCTTCCGCTACCACCCCGGCGTCATCGCGCAGGCGTTCGCGACGCTCGGCGTCATGTACCCCGGCCGCGTCATCCTGGGCGTGGGGACCGGTGAAGCGCTCAACGAGGTGACCCTGGGCCTCGACTGGCCGGAGCCGCCGGAGCGGTTCCAGCGCCTGAAGGAGGCGATCACGCTCATCGAGAAGCTGTGGGACGGCGAACGCGTCACCTTCGAGGGCACCTACTACTCGGTGAAGGATGCCACGATCTACGACCGTCCCGCCGCCGACGAGAAGGTGCCGATCTACATCGGTGCGTCCGGACCCGCCGCCACGAGGCTGGCCGGCCGCATCGCCGACGGGTACATCACCACGAGCGGCAAGGCGCCCGAGCTGTACACCGACACACTGCTGCCGGCCCTGCACGAGGGCTTGCGCAAGGCCGGCCGCGCCGAGAACGCGATCGACACGATGATCGAGGTGAAGGTCTCGTACCACCCCGACGCCGACACGGCGCTGAACAAGTGCCGCTTCTGGGCGCCGCTCGCGCTCTCGTCCGAGGAGAAGATGGGCGTGCACGACCCCATCGAGATGCAGCGCCTGGCCGACGCGCTGCCCATCGAGCGCGCCGCATCCCGCTTCATCGTCTCCACCGACCCCGAGGAGCACGTCGACCGGATCGCCCGGTACATCGACCTCGGCTTCCGTCACCTCGTCTTCCACGACCCGGGTGAGGACCAGGCGGAGTTCCTCCGCATGTACGGGTCGGAGATCCTCCCGCGCCTGCGCGCGCGCTACAGCTGACCCCCTTTCCCCCTTCGGCGCCCGCGCGGCGCAGACTCGACACACGCAGGACGGACGACCGCATGACCCCGAAATCGCCCCTGGACCCGCTGGCGAACGAGCCGGAGCACGGCTCGGAGGGATGGGTGGTGATCGTGCCGGTGAAGCCGGCGACGGTCGGGAAGTCGCGCCTCGCCGAGGCCGCCGTCGACCGCGCGGCACTGGCCCGGGCGATCGCCCTGGACACCATCGCCGCCGCCGCCGGCGCGACCCGCGTCGCGCGCGTGGTCGTGGTCACCGACGATCAGGAGCTGATCCGGGCCGCGTCCGGCCTGCCGCGGATCACGACCGTGCCGGAGACCGAGGCGGCGGGCCTGGATGCGGCGATCGCCCTGGGTGCTGCGGCCGCCGGTCAGGGCGCACCCCGGGCCGCACTCCTGGGCGACCTCCCCGCACTGCGTCCCGCCGACCTCGATGCGGCGCTGGCGGCGGCCGGGTCGGTGGAGCGCGGGCTCGTGCCCGACGCGGAAGGCACGGGCTCCACGCTCGTGACCGCGCGCCCCGGCGCGGTGTGGACCTCGGCGTTCGGGGAAGACTCCGCCGCGCGGCACCGTCTGCTCGGGTGCACCGACCTCGACGTCCCGGAGGACTCGACGCTGCGCCGCGACGTGGACACGCCCGCACAGCTGGCGGAGGCGGAGTCCCTGGGCCTCGGGCCCCGCACCGCCGCGCTGCTGAGCACCGCACCCGTCGCATAGGCGGCGCGCGGACGCCAGAACGAGGGGCGTCAGGACGCGGCGGCGAGTGCGGTGTCGACGATCGCGGCCGAGGCGGCCACGTCGGTCATCCACAGCGGCGTCACCACCGGACGGATGCCCGCGGCATCCACCGCCGGCGCCGTGGCGGCGTCCTCCTCGGCGATCAGCCACGCGTCGAGCAGGCCGCCCGCGCGTCGCGCAGCGTAGTGCGCGGCGACGGCCGCCGCGGAGGTCTCCACGCCGATCGCGGTCAGGCACACGTCGGCCATGCCGCGCACGACCCGGCCGCCGATGATGGGCGAGACGCCGACGACGGCGGATGCGGCGGCCAGAGCCTCCCGCATCCCCGGCACCGCGAGGATCGGCCCGATCGAGACGACCGGGTTCGACGGCGCCACGAGCACGACGTCGGCCGCGGCGATGGCCTCGACCACGCCGGGCGCCGGAGAGGCGGCGGCGATACCGGGGTTGCCGAAGCGCACCGGCGTGAGCGCGGCGCGATGACGCGTCCACCACTCCTGGAAGTGCAGGTCGCGCTCGGCGCCGTCGGCGTCGCGCACCGTGACGATCGTGTCGGCCTCGGCATCGGTCATGGGCAGCAGTCGCGCGCCCAGATCCCAGCGGCGCGCCATCCGCTCGAGCACCTGCGTCGGGGTGAGGCCCTCGCGCAGCCATCCGGTGCGGGCCAGGTGCGTGCCGAGGTCGAGGTCGCCGAGCGTGAACCACGGCCAGCCCGCCCCCCACTCCTGGAGTTCGGCGTGAACGCGTTCGGTGTCGCCGGCCCGACCCCAGCCGCGGGAGGTGTCGTTGACACCCGCGAGGGCGTAGGTGATCGAGTCGACGTCGGGCTGCAGCCGGACGCCCGAGAGCCACACGTCGTCTCCCGTGTTGACCACGACGGTCGCCTCCGGCGCCCCGCGGCGGGCGAGGGCCGCGCGCACGCCGAGCGTGAACTTCGCGCCGCCGACCCCGCCGGCCAGCACGACGACGCGCGGGCCGCCCTCCCCCGCCGAAAGTGCATCATCCTGGCGAGAGTGCACAGGATCCGGTGCACTTTCGCCGGGATGGTGCACGCTCGCGGCGGCGGGCCCGGGATCGGTCACGGTGCGACGGCGGATGCGGCGGCCCGCGCGGCGGCGGGGAGGGCCTCGATCACCCGTCCCACGGCGTCGTCGTCGTGCGCGGCGGTGAGGAACCACGCCTCGTAGACGCTCGGCGG
Coding sequences within:
- the cofG gene encoding 7,8-didemethyl-8-hydroxy-5-deazariboflavin synthase CofG, with product MTTGSVEPQVTPRGLPQTAVRDVLARAAAGAPLDADDTEVLLAATDHDLEALLDAAAAVRDAGLVHAGRPAVLTYSRKVFVPLTTLCRDRCHYCVFVDTPGQLLKKNKPAYMSPEQVLAVVRQGQALGCKEALLTLGDRPEDRWPEARAWLDEHGYASTLEYVGAIARLITAETGMLAHLNPGVMSAEELRVLRPTAPSMGMMLETTSTRLFLEPGQVHFGSPDKDPALRLAVIENAGRLRIPFTTGILVGIGETLRDRAESLIALRDLHERYGHVQEVIVQNFRAKPHTAMQGVADADLREYVAAVAAARLVFGPRMRIQVPPNLSDPAEFDLLIRAGADDWGGVSPLTADHVNPERPWPQIDELARLTAHAGYALRERLTAHPEFVRDAAEWIDPALHPAVSALADADGLAVDVRPSPLPPVQNSGDTPSGGAATAPDAPDLLNSAQLSEVRRLVERAAGDPLALDDAEWETLLRATGSDLGALTATADDVRRYTVGETVSLVINRNLTSTGYRAAGRDGAGTFGLADAAAIAADAASLGATELCIQGRLPDEEDPQAYLEIVRAAKGAAGDLHVHAYRPQDVWDLAERAGLGLEGALGALRAAGVDTVPGTGVKVLSERVRALVAPGDLEIDRWTEGITAAHRAGFRSTSVLFYGHVETARERIAHLRALRGIQDSTGGFTEFVPIPLPGYGTPLVPGRPRSDEHRAMVAVSRLLLSGSIPHIQIPWTRVGRGVASELLRAGGDDLGGTLLDGRVLPDTGIEQGLELPVADAERIAARLFRPFRQRTTDYRTLRQAPR
- a CDS encoding flavin-containing monooxygenase codes for the protein MTRTSVAIIGAGFAGLGMAMALRRAGRDDFVVLERGASVGGTWRDNTYPGVACDVPSHLYGFAAHPNPHWSATFAPGAEIHRYLSRVAETEGLGDRVRLRTPMLGAEWDADAAVWRIRTGGEPVVADTLVLACGRLTEPDVPAIAGLETFPGPIFHSARWDHDVQVAGRRVAVVGTGASAVQLVPQLARVAGPVTLFQRTPAWIVPRGESTYTADEQRRFAEHPGELARLRAELYAEGEARFASRSGDAGAAAAAREIALAHLESQVADPALRAALTPDYAFGCKRVLLSDDFYPAVASDAVTLEPSALAAVEGSTLVSTNGTRVEADVLILATGFAASQQPYADLVRGEGDRTLAEHWSSGMTSFASTVVSGFPNMFVLNGPNASLGHNSSVLMVEEQAAYAVRALALRDRRPGSVLRTRREAEEAYTREIVEAAASTPWVTGGCRNWYVDARSGRLTLLWPGTVQAFRERLAAADGSEFQMEHAPVRGARGEES
- the fgd gene encoding glucose-6-phosphate dehydrogenase (coenzyme-F420) encodes the protein MTVPLRFGYKASSEQFGPTELLEFGVLAEEMGFDSVFLSDHFQPWMHDGGHAPAALPWLGALGSRTSRIVMGTSVLTPTFRYHPGVIAQAFATLGVMYPGRVILGVGTGEALNEVTLGLDWPEPPERFQRLKEAITLIEKLWDGERVTFEGTYYSVKDATIYDRPAADEKVPIYIGASGPAATRLAGRIADGYITTSGKAPELYTDTLLPALHEGLRKAGRAENAIDTMIEVKVSYHPDADTALNKCRFWAPLALSSEEKMGVHDPIEMQRLADALPIERAASRFIVSTDPEEHVDRIARYIDLGFRHLVFHDPGEDQAEFLRMYGSEILPRLRARYS
- the cofC gene encoding 2-phospho-L-lactate guanylyltransferase, whose protein sequence is MTPKSPLDPLANEPEHGSEGWVVIVPVKPATVGKSRLAEAAVDRAALARAIALDTIAAAAGATRVARVVVVTDDQELIRAASGLPRITTVPETEAAGLDAAIALGAAAAGQGAPRAALLGDLPALRPADLDAALAAAGSVERGLVPDAEGTGSTLVTARPGAVWTSAFGEDSAARHRLLGCTDLDVPEDSTLRRDVDTPAQLAEAESLGLGPRTAALLSTAPVA
- the cofD gene encoding 2-phospho-L-lactate transferase, which translates into the protein MHSRQDDALSAGEGGPRVVVLAGGVGGAKFTLGVRAALARRGAPEATVVVNTGDDVWLSGVRLQPDVDSITYALAGVNDTSRGWGRAGDTERVHAELQEWGAGWPWFTLGDLDLGTHLARTGWLREGLTPTQVLERMARRWDLGARLLPMTDAEADTIVTVRDADGAERDLHFQEWWTRHRAALTPVRFGNPGIAAASPAPGVVEAIAAADVVLVAPSNPVVSIGPILAVPGMREALAAASAVVGVSPIIGGRVVRGMADVCLTAIGVETSAAAVAAHYAARRAGGLLDAWLIAEEDAATAPAVDAAGIRPVVTPLWMTDVAASAAIVDTALAAAS